Proteins from a genomic interval of Calypte anna isolate BGI_N300 chromosome 19, bCalAnn1_v1.p, whole genome shotgun sequence:
- the TMEM97 gene encoding sigma intracellular receptor 2 has product MAAAPRWRERLFSLYFLSHIPITLLIDLQPLLPAGIYPQGLTEALQWYGAAFRDPMMLQPPEWFQAFMYSEAFLQLPFFPVAAYAFLKGGCRWIRTPAIIYSTHVATTLFAILAHILFHDFSKSEHPGPETQRERLVLLSIYSPYLLIPLLLLFTMLYNPHYNQVEKRKRK; this is encoded by the exons ATGGCGGCGGCTCCGCGGTGGCGGGAGCGGCTCTTCAGCCTTTACTTCCTCTCGCACATCCCCATCACGCTCCTCATCGACCTTCAGCCGCTGCTGCCCGCCGGGATCTACCCGCAGGGC CTGACAGAGGCCTTGCAGTGGTATGGAGCTGCCTTCAGAGACCCCATGATGCTGCAGCCCCCAGAGTGGTTTCAGGCATTCATGTACTCTGAAGCCTTCCTGCAGTTGCCCTTCTTCCCCGTGGCAGCGTACGCCTTCCTGAAAG GTGGCTGCAGATGGATCAGAACTCCTGCAATTATCTACTCCACCCACGTAGCTACAACTCTGTTTGCCATCCTGGCACACATCCTGTTCCACGACTTCTCCAAGTCAGAGCATCCGGGACCCGAGACGCAGCGCGAGCGCCTGGTGCTGCTCTCCATCTACTCACCCTACCTGCTgatcccactgctgctgcttttcaccaTGCTCTACAACCCCCACTACAACCAGGTGGAGAAGAGGAAACGGAAGTAG